In Prunus dulcis chromosome 1, ALMONDv2, whole genome shotgun sequence, the following are encoded in one genomic region:
- the LOC117636869 gene encoding uncharacterized protein LOC117636869, giving the protein MKRVAVNCHKSQPDDEEARLNFRHESLLQDYLERQKEFVSKKKKLQAARQKRDILLGEIRFLRRRHRHLLKIKSAETEPEVQQQKSDIQPKKFSRKRKSDANEAVLNKPSQVSPEGGGEQIVSEPIRVEKKPKNCLVDDKKVRKKKIALQDQVALNV; this is encoded by the exons atgaaaagggTTGCTGTTAATTGTCATAAATCTCAGCCTGATGATGAGGAAGCTAGGCTTAATTTTAGACATGAAAGTCTTCTGCAAGATTACCTTGAACGACAAAAG gaatttgtatcaaagaagaagaaattgcaagCAGCGAGGCAGAAAAGAGACATCCTTTTAGGTGAAATTCG ATTTTTGAGACGAAGGCATAGGCATCTGCTGAAGATAAAATCAGCAGAGACTGAACCAGAAGTCCAACAACAGAAGTCTGACATACAACCTAAGAAGTTTtcaaggaaaaggaaaagtgaTGCAAATGAAGCTGTTCTAAATAAACCATCCCAAGTCTCGCCGGAAGGAGGAGGTGAACAAATTGTTTCAGAGCCCATAAGAGTAGAGAAGAAGCCTAAAAATTGCCTAGTTGATGACAAAAAagttagaaagaaaaaaattgctttGCAAGATCAGGTTGCTTTGAATGTATAA
- the LOC117614568 gene encoding nucleoid-associated protein At2g24020, chloroplastic-like, with amino-acid sequence MASTSALSSRLSNFRRLTDSEDHLSFRDVLNSRPACPSIVSWPGVKTRRAPRSSRVYGLFGGKKDNNEKGDDAASKAGIFGNMQNLYETVKKAQNVVQVEAVRVQKELAAAEFDGYCEGEIIKVTLSGNQQPVRTEITEAAMELGAEKLSLLVTEAYKDAHQKSVVAMKERMSNLAQSLGMPPGLGELK; translated from the exons aTGGCTTCGACCAGTGCTTTAAGCTCACGGCTTTCCAACTTTCGCCGACTCACCGACTCAGAAGACCATCTCTCTTTCC GTGACGTACTAAATTCACGTCCAGCATGCCCTTCAATTGTATCTTGGCCTGGTGTTAAAACTAGGAGGGCTCCCCGGTCGTCTCGTGTGTATGGCTTATTTGGAGGGAAAAAGGATAACAATGAAAAGGGTGATGATGCAGCTTCAAAG GCAGGAATATTCGGTAATATGCAAAATCTGTATGAAACGGTTAAAAAAGCTCAAAATGTAGTACAAGTTGAAGCAGTGCGTGTGCAGAAAGAGCTTGCTGC GGCAGAGTTTGATGGTTACTGTGAAGGTGAGATAATTAAG GTAACGCTTTCTGGTAACCAGCAACCTGTACGCACTGAGATAACTGAGGCTGCTATGGAACTTGGAGCAGAA AAACTTTCTCTTTTGGTCACCGAAGCGTACAAAGACGCACACCAGAAGAGCGTTGTG GCCATGAAGGAGAGAATGAGCAACCTTGCCCAGAGTTTAGGAATGCCTCCAGGCCTCGGTGAATTGAAATGA
- the LOC117614570 gene encoding nuclear nucleic acid-binding protein C1D, producing MEGSSIVPDSVMESVKRTLSHVEEVGLHFHQFLSLSDPDVLAETPPLERAQSLLLLARATTTLFTVRLRCSGVDPDDHPVKSELERLRLYQEKLQRFVDLSKAPLRPSTTLNYQAATRFIEHSLPDLTPDQKRSMRDISRGEGSNIKYLERKVQKKRKYQSPNKQSVQSAANEFLEKAAREILGDSEGGRKGPLQANSSDEENVPMS from the exons ATGGAAGGAAGCTCGATAGTTCCAGATTCAGTGATGGAATCAGTGAAGAGAACCTTGAGCCATGTAGAAGAAGTTGGACTTCACTTCCACCAATTCTTGTCTCTCTCCGACCCTGACGTCCTCGCCGAAACGCCGCCTCTCGAGCGAGCTCAGTCCCTGCTCTTGCTCGCCAGGGCCACTACCACCCTCTTCACCG tGAGGTTGAGGTGTAGTGGAGTAGACCCGGATGACCATCCCGTCAAATCCGAGCTT GAGAGATTAAGATTGTATCAGGAGAAGCTACAGCGGTTTGTGGATTTGAGTAAAG CACCATTGCGACCATCTACTACTTTAAATTATCAGGCAGCTACCCGTTTCATCGAGCATTCTTTGCCGGACCTTACACCTG ATCAGAAGCGAAGTATGAGAGACATTAGTAGAGGAGAGGGGTCAAACATTAAGTATCTAGAAAGGAAGGTtcaaaagaagaggaaatatCAATCCCCTAATAAACAATCAGTTCAATCTGCTGCCAATGAGTTCCTTGAGAAAGCAGCCCGTGAAATTCTTGGTGATAGTGAAGGAGGTCGTAAGGGACCTCTACAGGCCAATAGTTCAGATGAAGAGAACGTGCCTATGAGTTGA
- the LOC117636858 gene encoding pentatricopeptide repeat-containing protein At4g31850, chloroplastic, whose product MALLIVCSASMCCSSLNYSLAFTDNRIFAISHIGSLKERNCGKLKAWPCGSLVNLTKKRKKRMGFCGFVIKRSQEVVVVAKKKPKISVSSEEVVRVLKSIADPKSAFSFFKSFAELPSVVHTTETCNYMLEILRVHRRVEDMAYVFDVMQKQIIKRNLDTYLTIFKGLDIRGGIRQAPSALEEMRKSGFILNAYSYNGLIYNLIQSGYCREALEVYERVVSEGIKPSLKTYSALMVSLGKRRDVKTVMGLLKEMESLGLRPNVYTFTICIRALGRAGKIDEAYEIFKRMDEEGCGPDVITYTVLIDALCTAGKLDNAKELFAKMKSSGHKPDQVTYITLLDKFSDGKDLDTVKEFWREMEADGYAPDVVTFTILVNALCKAGNVDEAFSMLDIMRKQGVSPNLHTYNTLLCGLLRLCRLDEALNLFNSMECLGVPPTVYTYILFIDYYGKCGKSGKAIEAFEKMKARGIVPNIVACNASLYSLAEEGRLQEAQHVYNELKYSGLSPDSVTYNMMMKCYSKVGQIDEAIKLLSEMERNECKADVIIVNSLIDILYKADRVDEAWQMFYRMKEMKLTPTVVTYNTLLAALGKEGQVQKAIEMFGNMTEQGCPPNTITFNTLLNCLCKNDEVTLALKMLCKMTTMNCRPDVLTYNTIIYGLIRESRIDYAFWFFHQMKKSLFPDHITVCTLLPGVVKDRRVEDALKISEDFMYQVGVKADRPFWEDLMGRILIEAEIDVVVLFAERLISDRICWDDSVLIPLLRFLCTRRKAFDAHHIFEKFTKTLGIKPTLEAYNCLIEWLLKDHVTERAWDLFMEMKNSGCAPDVFTYNLLLDAHGKSGNITELFELYEEMNCRGCKPNTITHNIVISSLVKSDSIERAIDLYYDLVSGDFSPSPCTYGPLIDGLFKSGRLEEAVHFFEEMADYGCKPNSAIFNILINGFAKTGDVEAACELFKRMTREGIRPDLKSYTILVDCLCQAGRVDDALQFFEEIKQSGLDPDSVSYNLMINGLGRSRRVEEALTVYDEMRTRGIAPDLFTYNSLILNLGLVGMVEQAARIYEELQLVGLEPDVFTYNALIRLYSTSGNPDHAYAVYKNMMVGGCSPNVGTFAQLPNQT is encoded by the coding sequence ATGGCATTGTTGATAGTATGCTCTGCAAGCATGTGCTGTAGTAGTCTCAATTACAGTCTTGCTTTTACTGACAATAGGATATTTGCAATAAGCCATATTGGTTcgttaaaagaaagaaactgcGGAAAGTTAAAGGCTTGGCCATGTGGGTCTTTGGTGAACTtgacaaaaaagaggaaaaaacgGATGGGTTTTTGTGGGTTTGTGATAAAAAGGTCACAGGAGGTAGTAGTGGTGGCGaagaaaaagccaaaaattTCAGTGTCTTCTGAGGAAGTTGTGAGGGTTCTGAAGTCGATTGCAGACCCAAAATCTGCTTTTTCATTCTTTAAGTCCTTTGCTGAGTTGCCTAGTGTTGTTCACACCACTGAAACTTGCAATTACATGCTTGAAATCTTGAGGGTTCATAGGAGGGTGGAGGATATGGCTTATGTGTTTGATGTAATGCAAAAACAGATCATAAAGAGGAATTTGGACACTTACCTTACTATCTTTAAGGGTCTTGATATAAGAGGTGGAATTCGACAAGCGCCATCTGCTCTTGAAGAGATGCGAAAATCTGGGTTTATCTTGAATGCGTATTCGTACAATGGGTTGATATATAATCTTATTCAGTCTGGCTATTGTAGGGAGGCTTTGGAGGTTTATGAAAGAGTGGTGTCAGAAGGGATTAAGCCTAGCCTGAAGACTTACTCAGCACTTATGGTGTCATTGGGAAAGAGAAGGGATGTTAAAACTGTTATGGGCTTGCTAAAGGAGATGGAAAGTTTAGGACTGAGACCTAATGTTTATACTTTTACTATATGCATTAGAGCACTTGGGAGGGCTGGGAAAATTGACGAGGCATATGAAATTTTCAAGAGAATGGATGAGGAGGGATGTGGCCCCGATGTTATCACTTATACTGTTCTCATTGATGCTCTTTGTACTGCAGGTAAACTTGATAATGCCAAGGAATTGTTTGCAAAAATGAAATCCAGTGGTCATAAACCTGACCAAGTAACCTACATTACTTTGCTGGACAAGTTTAGTGATGGGAAAGACTTGGACACAGTGAAAGAGTTTTGGCGTGAAATGGAAGCTGATGGTTATGCTCCTGATGTGGTTACTTTCACCATACTTGTCAATGCTTTATGCAAAGCTGGAAATGTTGATGAAGCATTTAGTATGTTGGATATCATGAGGAAACAAGGGGTCTCGCCAAATCTTCATACTTACAACACATTACTTTGTGGACTTCTGCGGTTATGCAGGTTGGACGAGGCATTGAATCTTTTCAACAGTATGGAATGTCTGGGTGTTCCACCTACTGTTTACACATACATCCTTTTCATTGACTACTATGGAAAGTGTGGCAAATCTGGCAAAGCTATTGAGGCCTTTGAGAAGATGAAAGCTAGAGGCATTGTTCCGAATATTGTTGCTTGTAATGCATCTTTGTACAGTCTTGCTGAAGAGGGTAGACTTCAAGAAGCACAACATGTTTATAATGAGCTAAAATATAGTGGGCTTTCTCCAGATTCAGTAACTTACAACATGATGATGAAGTGCTATAGTAAGGTGGGGCAAATAGATGAAGCCATCAAGTTACTTTCAGAGATGGAAAGAAATGAGTGCAAAGCAGACGTAATTATTGTTAACTCTTTGATTGACATTCTTTACAAGGCTGACCGAGTAGATGAAGCATGGCAAATGTTTTACagaatgaaggaaatgaagcTCACTCCAACAGTTGTGACCTACAACACATTACTTGCTGCACTAGGGAAAGAGGGCCAAGTCCAAAAAGCCATTGAAATGTTTGGGAATATGACCGAACAAGGGTGTCCTCCAAACACAATAACTTTCAACACACTCTTGAACTGTCTATGCAAGAACGATGAGGTTACTTTGGCATTGAAAATGCTTTGCAAAATGACCACAATGAATTGCAGACCTGATGTTTTGACCTATAATACTATAATTTATGGCCTAATCAGAGAAAGCAGAATTGATTACGCATTCTGGTTCTTCCATCAGATGAAGAAATCACTATTTCCTGATCATATAACAGTGTGCACTCTCCTGCCTGGTGTGGTAAAGGACAGGCGCGTTGAGGATGCTTTAAAAATTTCTGAGGACTTCATGTATCAGGTTGGGGTTAAAGCAGACAGGCCTTTTTGGGAAGATTTAATGGGAAGGATTTTGATTGAAGCTGAAATAGACGTAGTCGTTTTATTTGCTGAAAGGTTGATCTCTGATAGGATTTGCTGGGATGACTCTGTACTGATTCCTCTACTTAGGTTTTTGTGTACGCGTAGGAAAGCTTTTGATGCTCACCATATATTTGAGAAATTTACTAAAACTCTCGGAATTAAGCCAACACTAGAAGCATATAACTGTTTGATTGAATGGCTTCTGAAAGACCATGTCACTGAAAGAGCTTGGGATCTATTTATGGAGATGAAAAATTCTGGTTGTGCCCCTGATGTATTCACCTACAACTTGTTACTTGATGCTCATGGGAAGTCTGGGAACATCACTGAACTCTTTGAATTGTACGAGGAGATGAATTGTAGGGGATGCAAACCTAACACGATAACCCACAATATAGTCATCTCCAGTCTTGTGAAATCTGACAGTATTGAGAGGGCTATAGATTTATATTATGATCTTGTAAGTGGTgatttctctccctctccttgTACATATGGCCCTCTCATAGATGGACTTTTCAAGTCGGGAAGACTAGAGGAAGCAGTGCATTTCTTTGAGGAGATGGCAGACTATGGATGCAAGCCTAATTCTgctatttttaatattctcATAAATGGTTTTGCGAAAACAGGTGATGTGGAAGCTGCTTGCGAGTTGTTTAAAAGGATGACTAGAGAAGGAATAAGACCAGACCTGAAGTCTTACACCATTCTTGTGGATTGCCTGTGCCAGGCAGGGAGAGTGGATGACGCTCTGCAATTTTTTGAGGAGATAAAACAAAGTGGCCTTGATCCTGACTCAGTTTCTTACAACCTTATGATAAATGGACTTGGAAGATCGCGGAGGGTAGAGGAAGCTCTCACTGTTTATGATGAAATGCGGACTAGAGGAATTGCTCCTGATCTTTTCACGTACAATTCATTAATACTCAATCTTGGACTTGTTGGAATGGTGGAGCAAGCAGCGAGGATTTATGAAGAACTACAGCTTGTAGGTCTTGAACCTGATGTGTTTACCTACAATGCTCTCATTCGACTGTATAGCACATCTGGAAATCCAGATCATGCTTATGCAGTTTACAAGAACATGATGGTCGGGGGCTGCAGCCCCAATGTAGGAACTTTTGCACAGCTTCCCAATCAAACTTGA
- the LOC117614567 gene encoding uncharacterized protein LOC117614567, which produces MAGNEDWRKTADTTKMSAEEVKRAGVEASKRPPGHNPGGVLHQRRKLPFSPTAMAITGFLITGVIGYFTLYHLKKPEASAGDVARVATNVAEPEHTHPKK; this is translated from the coding sequence ATGGCGGGGAATGAAGATTGGAGGAAAACGGCAGACACAACAAAAATGAGTGCAGAGGAAGTGAAAAGAGCTGGAGTGGAGGCATCAAAGAGGCCCCCTGGTCATAACCCTGGCGGTGTTCTTCACCAGCGACGCAAGCTTCCCTTTAGCCCTACCGCCATGGCCATTACCGGCTTCCTCATCACCGGCGTCATCGGCTACTTCACCCTTTACCACCTCAAGAAGCCGGAAGCCTCCGCCGGAGATGTCGCCAGGGTCGCCACCAATGTCGCCGAGCCTGAGCATACTCACCCCAAGAAATAG
- the LOC117614569 gene encoding early nodulin-like protein 1, whose translation MAGFSSSRALSSSSLLLIFLLFSFSEAREILVGGKTGSWAIPSSESQSLNKWAESTRFRVGDTLVLKYDSAKDSVLRVTKEDYANCNVSNPIEQHKDGETKLHLDQPGPFYFISGTKGHCEKGQRVIVVVMTPRKHYGISPAPSPAEVDGPAVAPTSSATSLQGGLLVVAFGIFALGLF comes from the exons ATGGCTGGCTTTTCATCATCAAGAGCTctatcttcatcttctctgtTGCTCATATTTCTTCTCTTCAGCTTCTCAGAAGCCAGAGAGATATTGGTTGGAGGCAAAACAGGCTCATGGGCAATCCCATCCTCTGAATCCCAATCTCTCAACAAATGGGCTGAAAGCACCCGTTTTCGGGTCGGCGACACTCTTG TGTTGAAATATGACAGTGCCAAAGACTCGGTGTTGCGTGTGACCAAGGAAGACTACGCTAACTGCAATGTTTCAAACCCAATTGAACAGCACAAGGATGGTGAAACCAAGCTTCATCTTGACCAACCAGGGCCATTCTATTTCATCAGCGGAACCAAGGGCCACTGTGAGAAGGGGCAGAGGGTGATTGTGGTTGTTATGACCCCAAGAAAACACTATGGTATCTCTCCAGCACCTTCTCCGGCAGAGGTTGACGGTCCCGCCGTTGCTCCAACTAGCAGTGCTACAAGCTTGCAGGGTGGTCTTCTGGTTGTGGCATTCGGGATTTTTGCTCTGGGGTTGTTTTGA